A region from the Lolium perenne isolate Kyuss_39 chromosome 4, Kyuss_2.0, whole genome shotgun sequence genome encodes:
- the LOC127348897 gene encoding pathogenesis-related protein PR-4-like, with product MTMKTSVAGTRVPVSVLVLVALVVICMSGDRATAQQATGVMATYNLYHPERINWDLRVASVFCATWDADMPLAWRKRYGWTAFCGPAGAHGEPSCGHCLQVTNTATGARTVARVVDQCANGGLDLDIAVFQRIDTDGGGAANGHLVVDYEFVGCQD from the coding sequence ATGACAATGAAGACCTCCGTCGCCGGCACGCGGGTGCCGGTGTCAGTGCTGGTTCTGGTGGCGTTGGTCGTGATCTGCATGTCCGGCGACCGCGCCACAGCGCAGCAGGCAACTGGCGTGATGGCCACGTACAACCTGTACCACCCGGAGCGGATCAACTGGGACTTGCGCGTCGCGAGCGTCTTCTGTGCGACGTGGGACGCCGACATGCCGCTGGCGTGGCGGAAGCGGTACGGCTGGACGGCGTTCTGTGGCCCCGCTGGCGCGCACGGCGAGCCCTCCTGCGGCCACTGCCTCCAGGTGACGAACACGGCGACGGGGGCGCGGACGGTGGCGAGGGTGGTGGACCAGTGCGCAAACGGTGGGCTAGATCTCGACATCGCCGTGTTCCAGCGGATCGACACCGACGGCGGTGGCGCTGCCAACGGCCACCTCGTCGTCGACTACGAGTTCGTCGGCTGCCAAGACTGA